Proteins encoded by one window of Halobaculum halobium:
- a CDS encoding zinc-ribbon domain-containing protein — MDTESTGEEEEEEAPTAGPSGHEPERDDGPGNGQNVTEPPEEDVQTKGPNDMYCSSCGAVIRKNAELCPECGVAPGNATTGGSSAGTSHSAAPTSGSGMGKNKYTAIGAVSGLVGFALLPIVFGPIAIFCGYRVYQNHDETHGIALMAWGGLSLVVGMAVGAWVLS; from the coding sequence ATGGATACCGAATCGACTGGAGAAGAAGAAGAGGAGGAAGCGCCAACGGCGGGACCGAGCGGACACGAGCCCGAACGGGATGACGGTCCCGGGAACGGACAGAACGTCACCGAGCCCCCGGAGGAGGACGTTCAAACGAAGGGACCGAACGACATGTACTGTTCGTCGTGCGGGGCAGTGATCAGAAAGAACGCGGAGCTGTGTCCCGAATGCGGAGTCGCCCCAGGTAACGCTACGACTGGGGGGTCCTCGGCGGGAACGTCCCACTCCGCGGCGCCAACAAGCGGATCCGGGATGGGGAAGAACAAGTACACCGCTATCGGGGCTGTTTCGGGACTCGTCGGGTTCGCACTGCTCCCGATCGTCTTCGGTCCCATCGCGATATTCTGCGGGTATCGAGTGTACCAGAACCACGACGAGACCCACGGCATCGCGTTGATGGCGTGGGGAGGCCTCAGCCTCGTCGTCGGCATGGCCGTCGGCGCCTGGGTGCTCTCGTAG
- a CDS encoding Sec-independent protein translocase subunit TatA/TatB: MLTSLPLFGAIPGGPEMLIILLVLVLLFGANKIPKLARSTGQAMGEFKKGREQVEDELQEMQEGEGDEDEIAADSTVDSTVDSTDDAVETETEKN, encoded by the coding sequence ATGCTCACTAGCCTACCCCTGTTCGGCGCCATCCCGGGCGGTCCGGAGATGCTCATCATCCTGCTCGTGTTGGTGCTGCTGTTCGGCGCGAACAAGATCCCCAAGCTGGCCCGGTCCACCGGGCAGGCGATGGGCGAGTTCAAGAAGGGACGCGAGCAGGTCGAAGACGAACTTCAGGAGATGCAGGAGGGCGAGGGCGACGAAGACGAAATCGCCGCCGATTCCACCGTCGACTCGACCGTCGATTCCACCGACGATGCGGTCGAGACCGAGACGGAGAAGAACTAA
- a CDS encoding type II secretion system F family protein: MSLDTDAGFGSARGFADAFYPLFRRLFDEEGDFVDTVDTKLTQARMNQPVELYVSRALGVGVLVGLALWAIGMVLGWSLFAFGIVQAESIGLGIPASSPEQAALLESLTEPVAVLVSGVVFGSIGFGLGFGTLLAVPYQRADARKREINMLLADAVSFMYALSVGGLNQLEIFEAMAQADDTYGEVAKEFQSVVQETSYFGTDYRNAVRQQSIETPSEEFSQFLTDMLSIINSGGDMERFLYDKKEKHLRTSKQQQELTLETLELFGEMYMTLSLFPLLLIIILVIMSMLGQGQDFLLTATVYLLTPLIGVGFLVLVSTVKQDEVGDGYLDPGGVDEHFAEEQREGLLHLGLVEAFVGEFTVFDRIRSREGTHKTGELLKAPHLFFRDNPLFTLALTAPAALVLVGFGVASGDAPLTFQGFVDNPVWSTFVWVYVPAYVTLIPLVIFYEWHQIRRGGITGKLSDNLRKLSSANDTGQTLLESIRTTADTSSGKLAEEFEVMYAKVNYGMSLREAMVEFNNKYHIPRLARTVKLISEAQQASSQITDVLTTAAQASENQDDIERERVSRTRMQVAIILMTYLTLLAVMAILKLRFLDVLAGLTAQAGGGGGAGAAAGGGGGLGSGGFGGNVDVDRLSVLFFHAVTIQAILSGIIAGYIRSADVVSGMKFVVVLLTVALGVWVVVA, translated from the coding sequence ATGAGCCTCGACACCGACGCCGGCTTCGGAAGCGCGCGGGGGTTCGCCGACGCGTTCTATCCGCTGTTTCGGCGGCTGTTCGACGAGGAGGGCGACTTCGTCGACACCGTCGACACGAAACTGACCCAAGCGCGGATGAACCAGCCCGTCGAGTTGTACGTCTCTCGCGCACTCGGCGTCGGCGTACTCGTCGGGCTGGCGCTGTGGGCGATTGGCATGGTCCTCGGCTGGAGCCTGTTCGCGTTCGGGATCGTGCAGGCGGAGTCGATCGGGCTGGGGATCCCGGCGAGTTCCCCCGAGCAGGCGGCACTGCTGGAGTCACTTACCGAGCCCGTGGCCGTGCTCGTGAGCGGCGTCGTCTTCGGGAGCATCGGCTTCGGACTCGGGTTCGGCACGCTGCTCGCGGTTCCGTACCAGCGGGCCGACGCGCGCAAGCGCGAGATCAACATGCTCCTCGCGGACGCGGTCTCGTTCATGTACGCGCTTTCGGTGGGCGGGTTGAACCAACTGGAGATCTTCGAGGCGATGGCGCAGGCCGACGACACCTACGGCGAAGTCGCCAAGGAGTTCCAGAGCGTCGTCCAAGAGACGAGCTACTTCGGGACCGACTACCGCAACGCCGTCCGTCAGCAGTCGATTGAGACGCCCAGCGAGGAGTTCTCGCAGTTCCTTACGGACATGCTGTCGATCATCAACTCCGGGGGCGACATGGAGCGATTCCTCTACGACAAGAAGGAGAAGCACCTTCGGACGTCGAAACAGCAACAGGAGCTGACGCTGGAGACGCTGGAGCTGTTCGGCGAGATGTACATGACGCTGTCGCTGTTCCCCCTCCTGCTCATCATCATCCTCGTCATCATGTCAATGCTCGGACAGGGCCAGGACTTCCTCCTGACGGCGACCGTGTACCTCCTCACACCGCTGATCGGGGTCGGCTTCCTCGTGCTCGTCTCGACGGTGAAACAAGACGAGGTGGGCGACGGCTACCTCGATCCCGGCGGCGTCGACGAACACTTCGCCGAGGAGCAGCGCGAGGGGTTGCTCCACCTCGGGCTCGTCGAAGCGTTCGTCGGCGAGTTCACCGTCTTCGACCGGATCCGCTCGCGCGAGGGAACGCACAAGACCGGCGAACTGCTGAAGGCGCCGCACCTGTTCTTCCGAGACAACCCCCTGTTCACGCTCGCGCTCACCGCCCCCGCCGCGCTCGTGTTGGTCGGGTTCGGAGTGGCGTCGGGCGACGCGCCGCTGACGTTCCAGGGGTTCGTCGACAACCCGGTGTGGTCGACGTTCGTGTGGGTGTACGTCCCCGCGTACGTCACGCTGATCCCGCTGGTGATATTCTACGAGTGGCACCAGATCCGGCGCGGGGGGATAACCGGGAAGCTCTCGGACAACCTCCGGAAGCTCTCATCGGCGAACGACACCGGGCAGACGCTGTTGGAGTCGATCCGGACGACCGCCGACACCTCCAGCGGAAAGCTGGCCGAAGAGTTCGAAGTGATGTACGCGAAAGTGAACTACGGGATGAGCCTTCGGGAGGCGATGGTCGAGTTCAACAACAAGTACCACATCCCGCGGCTCGCGCGGACGGTGAAGCTCATCTCGGAGGCCCAGCAGGCCTCCAGCCAGATCACAGACGTGTTGACGACGGCGGCGCAGGCCTCGGAGAACCAGGACGACATCGAACGCGAGCGGGTCTCGCGGACCCGGATGCAGGTGGCGATCATCCTCATGACGTACCTCACGCTGCTCGCGGTGATGGCCATCCTGAAGCTCCGGTTCCTGGACGTGCTCGCGGGGTTGACCGCGCAGGCGGGCGGTGGCGGCGGCGCTGGAGCCGCGGCCGGCGGGGGCGGCGGGCTCGGATCCGGCGGCTTCGGCGGCAACGTCGACGTCGACCGCCTGTCGGTGCTGTTCTTCCACGCGGTGACGATTCAGGCGATCCTGTCGGGGATCATCGCGGGCTACATCCGGAGCGCGGATGTCGTCTCGGGGATGAAGTTCGTCGTGGTCCTGCTCACCGTCGCACTCGGCGTGTGGGTGGTGGTGGCGTGA
- a CDS encoding DUF7287 family protein: MSDGTERGGDAADSDGCDRGQTTIDYAIGVSVFLVVVAFVFAFAPSLTAPFTGDATDAVVVADRSADRLANDLLVEDPSRPAVLDADCTAGFFDTDEPVDGDCRYDTDASDLQGALGLWSPVRTANVSVVGEGGVRVLGDGADAVSLTAGPSPPRGADVSVARRAVLLDGSDATVIVRVW, encoded by the coding sequence GTGAGCGACGGGACCGAGCGCGGGGGGGACGCCGCTGACAGCGACGGCTGCGACCGCGGACAGACGACGATCGACTACGCCATCGGCGTGAGCGTGTTCCTGGTGGTCGTCGCGTTCGTGTTCGCGTTCGCTCCGTCGCTCACGGCGCCGTTCACCGGCGACGCGACGGACGCGGTCGTCGTCGCCGATCGCTCGGCCGACAGGCTCGCGAACGACCTGCTCGTCGAGGACCCGTCGCGCCCGGCGGTCCTCGACGCCGACTGCACCGCGGGCTTCTTCGACACCGACGAACCCGTCGACGGCGACTGCCGGTACGACACGGACGCGAGTGATCTCCAGGGCGCGCTCGGACTCTGGTCGCCCGTCCGGACGGCGAACGTGAGCGTCGTCGGCGAGGGCGGGGTCCGCGTGCTCGGGGACGGTGCGGACGCAGTTTCGCTCACGGCCGGTCCGTCGCCGCCGCGCGGCGCGGACGTGTCGGTGGCGCGGCGGGCGGTCCTGCTCGACGGTTCGGACGCGACAGTGATCGTGAGGGTGTGGTGA
- a CDS encoding DUF7288 family protein translates to MRAQAHTLEGFAAAIILLSGVLFALQATAVTPLTASTSNQHIENQQAAVAEGTLAAAEANGTLAPTLLYWNATAERFIGSGSDGVYTGGGPPTPFGATLNRTFGADRIAFNVEISFRTASDGRGRTRIVYMGSPSDNAVAATRTVALFDDNTVGDGSATLAEIEADPNREFYVDDTDPDGPLYGVMEVRIVAWRI, encoded by the coding sequence ATGCGCGCACAGGCACACACGCTCGAGGGATTTGCGGCGGCGATCATCCTGTTGAGCGGCGTCCTCTTCGCGCTGCAGGCGACGGCCGTCACCCCGTTGACCGCGAGTACCTCTAACCAGCACATCGAGAATCAGCAGGCGGCCGTCGCCGAGGGGACACTCGCGGCCGCGGAGGCGAACGGGACGCTCGCGCCGACGCTGTTGTACTGGAACGCGACTGCCGAGCGGTTCATCGGTTCCGGGTCCGACGGCGTGTACACCGGCGGCGGTCCGCCGACGCCGTTCGGCGCGACGCTGAACCGGACGTTCGGGGCCGACCGAATCGCGTTCAACGTCGAGATCAGCTTCCGAACGGCCAGCGACGGCCGGGGCCGAACGCGGATCGTGTACATGGGGTCGCCGAGCGACAACGCCGTCGCGGCGACACGGACGGTGGCGCTGTTCGACGACAACACGGTCGGCGACGGATCCGCCACGCTCGCGGAGATCGAAGCCGACCCGAACCGGGAGTTCTACGTGGACGACACGGATCCCGACGGGCCGCTGTACGGCGTCATGGAGGTGCGCATCGTCGCATGGCGGATCTGA
- a CDS encoding DUF7266 family protein, protein MTDPARGGDRSPADPGRYGSARDRATATTLSYVLTLGITALLISGLLVAAGGAVEQQREDTTREALEVVGQQLSSRLMAADRLVGAGGSEVAVRGSYPETVAGTTYSVAVRSGSPTTIELTATGTRVSVTVAAATRTPVADATVSGGDVTVVYAGGQLEVRES, encoded by the coding sequence ATGACTGATCCGGCTCGTGGGGGAGACCGCTCGCCCGCAGATCCGGGCCGGTATGGGTCGGCCCGCGACCGGGCCACGGCGACGACTCTGTCGTACGTGTTGACGCTCGGCATCACGGCGCTGTTGATCAGCGGCCTGCTCGTCGCGGCCGGCGGCGCCGTCGAGCAACAGCGGGAGGACACGACCCGCGAGGCGCTGGAGGTGGTCGGACAGCAGCTCTCGTCGCGGCTGATGGCGGCCGACCGCCTCGTCGGCGCCGGCGGGAGCGAGGTCGCCGTCCGAGGCTCGTACCCCGAGACGGTCGCCGGCACCACCTACTCGGTCGCGGTGCGTTCGGGGTCGCCAACGACGATCGAGCTGACCGCCACCGGCACGCGTGTCTCGGTCACCGTCGCGGCGGCAACGCGTACGCCCGTCGCCGACGCCACGGTTTCGGGCGGCGACGTGACGGTCGTCTACGCCGGCGGACAACTGGAGGTGCGCGAGTCGTGA
- a CDS encoding DUF7289 family protein, which yields MNRAQSDAMGFVLVFSLIVLTVGTVYAAGYPALEEFRTGEQIENMERAFDVLDDNLDDIVREGAPSRATEIKLNGGTLAVNGSTTITVNATTGDAVEGANFTVSDESTPITYTRGDTTVVSTHGAVLRQDGDAAVMRSAPGWVVDGDHALIPLVVTDRTGDRVAFGGSSTVLVRGQVTGRGVAAELAADTGSDVTVTVTVDSPRAVAWKRYFEAEGFTAVDGDPADGEVTYRFDVDSVVVQQTTVSVELEG from the coding sequence GTGAACCGAGCCCAAAGCGACGCGATGGGGTTCGTGCTGGTGTTCTCGTTGATCGTGCTCACCGTGGGAACCGTGTACGCGGCGGGGTACCCCGCGCTGGAGGAGTTCCGGACGGGCGAGCAGATCGAGAACATGGAGCGGGCGTTCGACGTGCTCGACGACAACCTCGACGACATCGTGCGCGAGGGCGCGCCGAGTCGAGCGACCGAGATCAAGCTCAATGGGGGCACGCTCGCGGTAAACGGCTCCACGACCATCACGGTGAACGCGACGACAGGCGACGCCGTCGAGGGGGCGAACTTCACGGTTTCGGACGAGAGCACGCCGATCACGTACACGAGAGGGGACACCACAGTGGTCTCGACACACGGCGCAGTGCTCCGACAGGACGGCGACGCAGCCGTGATGCGCTCGGCCCCCGGGTGGGTGGTCGACGGCGACCACGCCCTGATCCCGCTGGTGGTCACCGACCGGACCGGAGATCGAGTCGCGTTCGGCGGGAGTTCGACCGTGCTGGTCCGCGGTCAGGTGACGGGCCGGGGCGTCGCAGCGGAGCTCGCCGCCGACACCGGCAGCGACGTGACCGTGACCGTCACGGTGGACTCACCGCGGGCGGTTGCCTGGAAGCGCTACTTCGAAGCCGAGGGGTTCACCGCCGTCGACGGCGACCCGGCTGACGGCGAAGTGACGTACCGGTTCGACGTCGACAGCGTGGTCGTCCAACAGACGACCGTCTCGGTGGAGTTAGAGGGGTGA
- a CDS encoding DUF7289 family protein, which produces MSPGGTGDSRAQGDVISVVLLLVITIAGATTVVAFGGEAIAGVQQSATTGAAEQSMTQFDSKASLVAHGDSDSQRVQLAGSADATRRIDADAGWMNISVYNASTGAFEYEITNTTLGAVVYEDGDASVAYQGGGVWRRSGDSSAMVSPPEFHYRGTTLTLPLVRVGGDERLDGEVVVRRSSDPSAVYPDEGSGRANPLDEGVVVITVGSEYYDAWGRFFEQRTSGDVTVYDGNRTARTELIVPFDTDFDNVVASTTAGGISANPGPPPEPYRDGVVQPSADDVIESHVDECETDPDACVDEGNFSTGDMDDGETYFFDDGYDGDLAIDTSDGNVTVVVDGDFGAGDVDVTGGNETTFYVREDFSVNGDVNPDGPASQLRVLVHSDGDVDFNGNYLFVGFVYAPGSDVDLNGGGGGGTNFEGGLVGDTIDVNGKPNDFEYDPSVGTINLDVSASNAPRITYLHVSVTEIEIDED; this is translated from the coding sequence ATGAGTCCCGGGGGGACGGGCGACAGTCGAGCCCAGGGCGACGTGATCAGCGTCGTCCTCCTGCTCGTGATCACCATCGCCGGCGCGACGACAGTCGTCGCGTTCGGCGGCGAGGCGATCGCGGGCGTCCAACAGTCGGCGACGACCGGCGCCGCCGAGCAGTCGATGACGCAGTTCGACTCGAAGGCGAGCCTCGTCGCCCACGGCGACAGCGACTCACAGCGGGTGCAACTTGCGGGCAGCGCCGACGCGACGCGGCGGATCGACGCCGACGCCGGCTGGATGAACATCTCGGTGTACAACGCCTCGACCGGGGCGTTCGAGTACGAGATCACGAATACCACCCTCGGTGCGGTCGTCTACGAGGACGGCGACGCGTCCGTCGCGTACCAGGGCGGGGGCGTCTGGCGGCGGTCGGGCGACAGCAGTGCGATGGTGTCGCCGCCGGAGTTCCACTACCGCGGCACGACGCTGACGCTCCCGCTCGTGCGCGTCGGCGGCGACGAGCGGCTCGACGGTGAGGTCGTCGTGCGGCGCTCGAGCGACCCGAGCGCGGTGTACCCCGACGAGGGGAGCGGGCGCGCGAACCCCCTCGACGAGGGCGTCGTGGTGATCACCGTCGGGAGCGAGTACTACGACGCGTGGGGACGGTTCTTCGAGCAGCGGACCAGCGGCGACGTGACGGTTTACGACGGCAATCGGACCGCACGGACCGAGTTGATCGTTCCGTTCGACACCGACTTCGACAACGTCGTCGCCTCCACCACGGCGGGCGGGATTTCCGCCAACCCCGGGCCGCCGCCCGAACCGTACCGCGACGGCGTCGTCCAGCCGTCCGCGGACGACGTGATCGAGTCGCACGTCGATGAGTGTGAGACCGACCCCGACGCGTGCGTCGACGAGGGCAACTTCTCGACCGGCGATATGGACGACGGCGAGACGTACTTCTTCGACGACGGCTACGACGGTGACCTCGCGATCGACACGTCCGACGGGAACGTCACGGTCGTCGTCGACGGCGACTTCGGGGCCGGCGACGTGGACGTCACCGGTGGGAACGAGACCACCTTCTACGTCCGCGAGGACTTCTCCGTGAACGGTGACGTGAACCCCGACGGTCCCGCCAGTCAACTCCGCGTGCTCGTCCACTCCGACGGCGACGTCGACTTCAACGGGAACTACCTGTTCGTGGGATTCGTCTACGCGCCCGGGTCGGACGTCGACCTCAACGGCGGCGGCGGTGGCGGAACGAACTTCGAGGGCGGACTCGTCGGCGACACGATCGACGTGAACGGAAAGCCGAACGACTTCGAGTACGACCCGAGCGTCGGGACGATCAACCTCGACGTGAGCGCGTCGAACGCGCCGCGAATCACGTACCTCCACGTCTCCGTCACCGAGATCGAGATCGACGAGGACTGA
- a CDS encoding tyrosine-type recombinase/integrase yields the protein MSSPQDVTAREAAERWLSKREIDLTEDTLATYWYRIKQIVEFCESEGIESLSDLTPWKLDEFDARRRSRDPQKVSLSKEYRTMNNWLEWAETLGIAQDGISEVLNPPQTSTDEEVNTERLDPELAASTIREFRSQPVGASRATLQHVLLELEWWTGARMSALRGIDMEDVDLDEGTIEFYHRPDTGTPIKQAHNPERKVGLADPAVDVLRDYVREVRDKVRDEHRRRPLLTTAQGRASKTTIRRYTYFATLPCQSVECPHDREPGSCEWMSLRAARSCPSARSPHAVRTGAISNLRNSGWDLDDVAERVNTGPKRLIQHYDFPTMDEQYRERRADLVDLLRLDDEDDSANTQDDDQ from the coding sequence GTGAGCTCGCCCCAGGACGTGACGGCACGCGAGGCCGCCGAGCGCTGGCTGTCGAAGCGGGAGATCGACCTTACGGAGGACACCCTGGCGACCTACTGGTACCGGATCAAGCAGATCGTCGAGTTCTGCGAGTCGGAGGGCATCGAGTCGCTCTCCGATTTGACGCCGTGGAAGCTCGACGAGTTCGACGCTCGGCGGAGGTCGCGTGACCCGCAGAAGGTCTCGCTCTCGAAGGAGTACCGGACGATGAACAACTGGCTAGAGTGGGCCGAGACGCTCGGGATCGCCCAGGACGGCATCAGCGAGGTGCTCAACCCGCCGCAAACGAGCACCGACGAGGAGGTCAACACCGAGCGCCTCGATCCCGAGCTAGCCGCGTCGACGATCCGCGAGTTCCGGAGCCAGCCTGTCGGGGCGAGTCGGGCGACCCTCCAGCACGTCCTGTTAGAACTGGAGTGGTGGACCGGCGCGCGGATGTCCGCCCTTCGTGGGATCGACATGGAGGACGTGGATCTCGACGAGGGTACGATCGAGTTCTACCACCGGCCTGACACCGGCACGCCGATCAAGCAGGCGCACAACCCCGAGCGGAAGGTCGGCCTCGCGGATCCCGCTGTCGATGTGTTGCGGGACTACGTGCGAGAGGTCCGCGACAAGGTGCGCGACGAGCACCGGCGGCGGCCGTTGTTGACGACCGCGCAAGGCAGGGCCTCGAAGACGACGATCCGGCGGTATACGTACTTCGCGACGCTGCCGTGTCAGTCGGTCGAGTGCCCGCACGATCGCGAGCCGGGCAGCTGTGAGTGGATGTCGCTCCGCGCAGCTCGATCGTGTCCGTCAGCTCGGAGTCCGCACGCGGTTCGGACCGGCGCGATCAGCAATCTCCGGAACTCCGGTTGGGATCTCGACGACGTAGCCGAGCGCGTCAACACGGGGCCGAAGCGGCTGATCCAGCACTACGACTTCCCGACCATGGACGAGCAGTATCGCGAACGGCGGGCAGATCTGGTTGATCTGCTCCGGCTTGACGACGAGGACGATTCAGCGAATACCCAAGACGATGATCAGTGA
- a CDS encoding winged-helix domain-containing protein, with the protein MTMSDSAVLEFLAEHDLELSPKPLSRNLNRHGYDIGYSTVRLRVRTLEEHGLLSKDDDGYYEVTEKGQLWLNDELDVEDLEHEEE; encoded by the coding sequence ATGACAATGAGTGACTCCGCAGTTTTGGAGTTTTTAGCGGAGCATGACCTCGAACTGTCTCCAAAGCCCCTTTCACGGAATCTAAACCGCCACGGGTACGATATCGGCTATTCGACAGTCCGGCTGAGGGTACGGACGCTTGAGGAACATGGCCTGTTGAGCAAGGACGACGATGGTTACTACGAAGTGACCGAGAAAGGCCAGCTCTGGCTGAACGACGAACTCGATGTCGAAGACCTTGAGCACGAGGAGGAGTGA
- a CDS encoding Cdc6/Cdc18 family protein: protein MASGVAVSVPRVLELDRVPERMPHRDSTLRQLASGLDPLRSDQPAYPICISGPTGAGKTALARFAVRELRRETTVNTAHVDCLRTRSRAAILEEALVDARLKSRSSPKANAASELLAQLEDADSPVVLTLDEAEHIEDEHLAHVLFETAGVTPIFVMHEYERFAARLDSATASRLRTGPHIELDRYAQHEIVDILESRIDAGDLSGITDGTLEVIADTAAGNAREAISILREAYVEGKSRDERVTPALVADVREPAQESIRRYNIERLDTPHRLLKHMIDDAGEIRAEDLAEMFELEYPDAEPRERRRYLNVLVRYGCIRKKGSGRGTRYLSIGAVE from the coding sequence ATGGCGAGCGGAGTAGCCGTGTCCGTGCCGCGGGTGCTCGAACTCGATCGAGTCCCCGAGCGGATGCCACATCGCGACTCGACGCTTCGTCAGTTGGCGAGTGGCCTTGACCCGCTTCGCTCCGATCAGCCGGCGTACCCGATCTGCATTTCCGGGCCGACTGGTGCAGGAAAGACTGCACTCGCACGGTTCGCAGTGCGTGAACTTCGGCGGGAGACGACGGTGAATACAGCGCACGTCGACTGTCTCCGGACGCGCTCACGAGCCGCGATTCTCGAAGAAGCGCTCGTCGACGCCAGGCTGAAATCGCGGTCGTCGCCGAAGGCGAACGCCGCGTCGGAACTCCTCGCACAGCTGGAGGACGCCGACTCGCCGGTCGTGCTCACCCTCGATGAAGCGGAGCACATCGAGGACGAGCACCTCGCGCACGTCCTGTTCGAGACCGCGGGCGTCACGCCGATCTTCGTCATGCACGAGTACGAGCGGTTCGCGGCGCGACTCGACTCGGCGACTGCCTCCCGGCTCCGAACCGGCCCACACATCGAACTCGACCGGTACGCCCAGCACGAGATCGTCGACATCCTCGAATCACGGATCGACGCGGGCGACCTCTCGGGGATCACTGACGGCACGCTCGAAGTGATCGCCGACACCGCCGCCGGGAACGCCCGCGAGGCGATCTCGATCCTCCGCGAGGCGTACGTCGAAGGGAAGTCACGGGACGAGCGAGTGACTCCGGCGCTCGTCGCCGACGTTCGGGAGCCCGCCCAGGAGTCGATCCGGCGGTATAACATCGAGCGCCTCGACACGCCTCACCGCCTGCTGAAGCACATGATCGACGACGCGGGCGAGATTCGTGCCGAGGACCTCGCCGAGATGTTCGAGCTCGAGTACCCGGACGCCGAGCCGCGAGAACGTCGCCGGTATCTGAACGTGCTCGTTCGGTATGGGTGTATCCGCAAGAAGGGGAGCGGGCGCGGGACCCGGTATCTTTCGATCGGCGCAGTCGAATAA